In a genomic window of Leifsonia xyli subsp. cynodontis DSM 46306:
- a CDS encoding iron chelate uptake ABC transporter family permease subunit, translating to MPRGLSGALIQSVARNPLASPDIIGITASASAAGAIALVWFGLTGLALSGVVLGGTLLAALLISLLARRGVSGYRFVLVGIAVAAICSAVVAYVLTRADLSDVQQALVWIAGSLNAVDPVALAVAAAVLIPCALLLGRPLAALGLGDDTAAGIGVRPVYTRILVVGVAVALAAFAVAVAGPVSFVAFLAAPIARRLVGRGSLALVSSARSCSSPPTSSPSSPSSPASSGRRTCSGCSPRPTASAGEADT from the coding sequence GTGCCTCGCGGGCTCTCCGGGGCGCTCATCCAGTCGGTCGCCCGCAATCCACTCGCGAGCCCCGACATCATCGGCATCACAGCCAGCGCCAGCGCCGCCGGCGCGATCGCGCTCGTCTGGTTCGGCCTCACCGGGCTCGCGCTCTCCGGCGTCGTGCTGGGCGGCACCCTCCTCGCGGCCCTCCTCATCTCCCTGCTTGCCCGGCGCGGCGTGAGCGGCTACCGCTTCGTGCTCGTCGGCATCGCCGTCGCCGCGATCTGCTCCGCCGTCGTCGCATACGTCCTCACTCGCGCCGATCTGAGCGATGTGCAGCAAGCGCTCGTGTGGATCGCCGGGAGCCTGAACGCGGTGGACCCGGTCGCGCTCGCCGTGGCCGCGGCCGTGCTCATCCCGTGCGCCCTGCTCCTCGGCCGCCCGCTCGCCGCCCTCGGCCTCGGCGACGACACGGCCGCCGGGATCGGCGTGCGGCCGGTGTACACGCGCATCCTCGTCGTCGGGGTGGCGGTGGCGCTCGCGGCGTTCGCGGTCGCGGTGGCCGGCCCCGTCTCGTTCGTGGCCTTCCTCGCCGCGCCGATCGCCCGCCGCCTGGTCGGCCGCGGTTCGCTCGCGCTCGTCTCCTCGGCGCGCTCATGCTCGTCGCCTCCGACATCGTCGCCCAGTTCGCCGTCGTCACCGGCGTCGTCGGGGCGCCGTACCTGCTCTGGCTGCTCACCAAGACCGACCGCATCGGCCGGGGAGGCTGACACATGA